The stretch of DNA GCTAACCTGCCTGATCCCTGCCTTTTTCATCGCAGGAGGGATCTCCGTCTTTGTATCCCAAGCAGCTGTGCTCAAGTATTTCGGCGCTCAGGCCAAAAAAATCCTTGCCTATTCCGTGGCCTCCGTGTCCGGCTCCATCCTTGCCGTATGTTCCTGCACCGTACTCCCCCTCTTTGCAGGCATCTATACCCGCGGGGCAGGCATTGGACCTGCGACTGCCTTTCTCTACTCCGGTCCTGCCATCAATGTGCTGGCCATTGTGCTCACAGCAAGGGTTCTGGGCTGGCAGATGGGCCTTGCACGGGCCATTGCTGCCATTCTCTTTGCCCTTGTCATTGGTCTCATGATGGCATTTATTTTCAGAAAGGACGATGCCGCCCGCACCGCAGGCCAGCTCCACCTTCCCGATGAAGAGGATACGGGCCGCAGCCTCTGGCAAGATGGCGGTTTCATGCTGGTTATGGTATTGATCCTTCTGTCTGCCACCCTGGCACCGCCTGCTGCGGGAAGCACAGGGGTTTTTGCCCTTTTATTCAGCATTAAGTGGTACCTTGTCGTGGGTCTCCTGGGGATTCTCGCATGGATGCTCAAGGCCTGGTTCA from Desulfobotulus mexicanus encodes:
- a CDS encoding permease, with protein sequence MQERSKLLWITGLFIAAYFIPWDHEIMRRSGLEAFLMLQDYAREHVLTCLIPAFFIAGGISVFVSQAAVLKYFGAQAKKILAYSVASVSGSILAVCSCTVLPLFAGIYTRGAGIGPATAFLYSGPAINVLAIVLTARVLGWQMGLARAIAAILFALVIGLMMAFIFRKDDAARTAGQLHLPDEEDTGRSLWQDGGFMLVMVLILLSATLAPPAAGSTGVFALLFSIKWYLVVGLLGILAWMLKAWFIQEERKAWVESTWDYVKLIAPLLAIGVLAAGFFLGRPGHPALIPESWIAGLVGGNSFGANLFAALAGGLMYFATLTEIPILQGLMGSGMGEGPALALLLAGPAISLPNMLVVSGVLGVKKTAVFSLLVIVMSTAAGMFYGSFFV